The Phoenix dactylifera cultivar Barhee BC4 chromosome 17, palm_55x_up_171113_PBpolish2nd_filt_p, whole genome shotgun sequence genome contains a region encoding:
- the LOC103722783 gene encoding pentatricopeptide repeat-containing protein At4g14190, chloroplastic has protein sequence MAAAKLVLKSFAGGPILSTPSAPNTPTPTTSSSFSSSSFFPISKAISSPPPLRSSASRLPHNYNPLPKEPAAEDPRQQQHKTILVETFHRNNCLKALLGALSRKGSNPVRLLGRDGDWTHDQLWAAVTFLVEAGRAQEALQVFDFWKSKEMTRINDANYSRIIQLLCEGCLMEEAVSTLQDMEKYGLVPSLAIYNAIIHGFARDKDFDNSSTAFKKMLEAGLLPTPETYNGLIQAYGSYGLYDEMSKCVKRMESDGCFPNKVTYNILITELARGGLIERMERIYKTLRSKRMNLQSSTLIAMLEAYADLGILEKIEKVYRRVMNSKAYMKECLIRKLATVYIKNYRFSYLEELGNDISARSGRTDLVWCILLLCSACLLSRRGMESIIQEMKVAKVRFNTTFTNILAMFYLKMKDFRSLDAVFSQAGKQNVKPDIFTVGVLFDACKIGYNGTHVIEEWIKNGSLEEVVEIKTDNLVLIAFGRGSFIKHCEKLYSSLESEAEQKKVWRYSDLISLVFGKSQKELASAS, from the exons CCACCCCATCGGCTCCCAATACTCCCACccccaccacctcctcctccttctcctcctcctctttcttccccATATCGAAAGCTATCTCCTCCCCTCCTCCGCTGCGCTCTTCGGCCAGCCGACTCCCACACAACTACAATCCACTGCCGAAGGAGCCGGCTGCCGAAGATCCACGACAGCAACAGCACAAGACCATCCTCGTCGAGACCTTCCATCGAAACAACTGCCTCAAAGCCCTTCTCGGCGCGCTCTCCAGAAAGGGCTCGAACCCTGTTCGTCTCCTCGGAAGAGATGGAGATTGGACCCACGACCAGCTCTGGGCCGCCGTTACTTTCCTCGTGGAAGCCGGCCGAGCCCAAGAGGCCCtccag GTGTTTGATTTCTGGAAGAGCAAAGAAATGACTCGAATCAATGATGCTAATTACTCAAGAATCATTCAGTTGTTGTGTGAAGGGTGCTTAATGGAAGAAGCAGTGTCTACCTTACAAGATATGGAAAAGTATGGTCTTGTCCCTTCTTTGGCAATCTACAATGCCATAATTCATGGATTTGCTAGAGATAAGGATTTTGATAACTCAAGTACTGCTTTCAAGAAGATGTTGGAGGCTGGTCTGTTGCCTACACCTGAAACATACAACGGACTGATTCAAGCATATGGAAGTTATGGATTGTATGATGAGATGAGTAAGTGTGTGAAGAGAATGGAATCAGATGGGTGTTTTCCTAATAAAGTTACTTATAACATATTGATCACCGAGCTTGCCCGAGGTGGACTTATTGAaagaatggaaagaatatacAAGACTCTCCGTTCTAAGCGAATGAATTTGCAATCCTCCACTTTAATCGCAATGCTTGAGGCTTATGCAGACCTGGGGATCTTGGAGAAGATTGAAAAGGTTTACCGCAGAGTTATGAATTCGAAAGCCTATATGAAGGAGTGCCTGATAAGGAAATTGGCCACCGTTTATATCAAGAACTATAGATTTTCATATCTAGAGGAGTTGGGAAATGATATCAGTGCTAGAAGTGGTAGAACTGACCTTGTCTGGTGTATCCTCCTCCTTTGTAGTGCTTGTCTTTTGAGCCGAAGGGGTATGGAGTCTATTATTCAGGAAATGAAAGTAGCAAAAGTAAGGTTCAATACAACATTCACAAACATTCTTGCAATGttttatttgaagatgaaagACTTTAGGAGTTTGGATGCCGTGTTCTCCCAAGCTGGAAAACAGAATGTAAAACCTGATATTTTCACTGTTGGAGTACTCTTTGATGCATGCAAGATTGGGTATAATGGAACCCATGTTATTGAAGAATGGATAAAAAATGGCTCTTTAGAAGAAGTGGTGGAAATTAAAACGGATAATTTAGTCTTGATTGCCTTTGGAAGAGGATCTTTTATTAAGCATTGTGAGAAGCTAtactcttctcttgaatctgaAGCAGAACAGAAGAAAGTTTGGAGATACAGTGATCTGATCAgtttagtttttggaaaaagccAGAAAGAGTTGGCTAGTGCAAGTTGA